The sequence CCTCCTTGATCCCCTTCCAATTGTTCTTCATGTTAGTtctctccattgagtagatcgcGAAAGGCCTGGATAGCATCAGTGCAACGCCTTGTGTAGGTGGAACATTCAGTTTTTCATGGATGGTGTATAACAGCAGGTTCCTTGAAGCTAGTCTCTGTTGTCCAACCTACATACAGCATGTTTCACTAGTTCCAAACACAtccaggttgtatcttttcatttcagtAGCAACTTGGATGACTCCCAgaattccatgtacctaaattaatagTTGGTCTGGTTGTCAGACGGGGCaaaagaatctcggctttcaccatgaggcgtcataactcttctaaatgaagacctaactttcagggcagagtttgaatgatttgaattatgttttctggttagtgtttttcagtgggttagttttttacgggatgtggtcgctaaccctatgcccaaccctcctcctttatccgggcttgggaccggcagtagcccgcggagggactccaggcggagtccacctaataactggtaccaaatgaaggttatccGAGACCTATTGTCtcatatctgattggttcgtccataaattatagtctcaccgaaatgTTCAGTTTGTattgtgtaataataatgataataaggtgAAATATTTAACTTTAATGTTTTTATTCTAGATGTAGATCGAATAGGTATTTCTCATGAAACACTTAGACGTCGTGTTTTGAATTACTTTCATGAAGCACGATACACTTTGAACAATTTACGCAACATTTTTACCCAATTAAAAAAAGTTAATCAAAAGGAATTGGACACTGAAACAGTTTCATCAATACAAGCATCGTTAGTTCGTTATCGACAGAATATGGAGGAAACTATTTCACACTTGCAACTTATTCTTAACAAACTAGGTGAATTAGATGAATTTTCACACATGAGAAAGAATGGCTTAAATAAGCTTTCACAGCGATTACAGGAGAAGATTCAAAAACAACAGGTTAGAATTTATTACTTTTGTATCAAGTTCTTAAACTTGTAAAAAGAGGTGGTTGATTGATCGAATTAACTTCTACAAAAGTACGGCATTAAATAAGACCTTTGAAAGGACGTTCCATTTGTCCTGAAATACTTATGGGAGACTTTTTGCATAGAATGAACAGTGAATATACAATTGACTTGTTCTTTACTAGGTTCCAGTCTAACAGCTCATTCACCAAAAGTCAACGCAACTGAAATCGAGATCACGTGATTCACCTGAATAACACATATTTTATTGGACTATCCGTAAATACAAAGGGTAggaaaatatatatgaaaaacaTAATGTCTATCTCActgattggaatcatgagtcaattgaagctagaccactatagaaaacctggaagtactggacggccgtttcgtcctagaatgggactcctcagcagtgcgcatcaacgatcccgcaCCGCGCGAGActggaacccaggacctatcagtctcgctccagtCGCTTAAcgaactagaccactgagtcgaccggcatccaatggtgttaatgtctaactttaaccaatccacgaaatccagcttcaagtgactcatgatttcaatcaaaaacttaataatctccacaacacctaaactaaTATTtgccttgttgactcattttttcTATCCtctagctactgttcggtatgttatttatgtCTCTGTTTTTCCCTGTGTTGTTACTCTgtgttgtttattttgtataccaacagtgttaatttatgttttaaaaaacagataaagtttatcaagccaaatagcttccttgttctgactttggctaaatCAAGAATTTATGCTCCACATTCTAGAGAATAGCTTAGAGTTACACttgtaggaaattgcttcctacacTGACTATCTATGATTCTGTCTAAACCAACAAACAATCATTGTGCACTGTAATCTATGTGACCATTTATCGATTGAAAAATGAAACATAAATTCGAATTCATTTGGTTggccccatttgtgttctcggtCACTACACTGTCACCTATACGACAATCTGTCAATTGAAAACTGAGACACAAGTATCAGTATGGTACGATATAAAGTAAATAATTCAATCATCACCACCATATATATCTGCATATCAATAATATCGATTCTTATTTAGTCGAGATTATCCAAACCTGGATTAAATAGTTCACTATAGTTATGTTGTTAGTCGATCAAGTCACTTTGAAATAGGTTTCAAGTGATATTCAGATTTTATCAAGTCAGACAACGACCGCAAGATCAGAATGTATTCGTTAAATATAACCCGAAATGTATCAAATGTAAAATTAATGACGAACGTTATCAGCCTTTAAATCATTCTCATGTTTGTATCTATGAAATTGTTGTTAATCAATTTTACAATGTGTTTGattcttaataataaattaaaaatttgtATTTTACCTTTTGATCATATACATATAGAATCCGTCAGATTGTAAAAAGGCCAAATATATGACATTTGACTTCACTAATTTATGTGGATTGGGTTGTTGCATGCATCAACTCATGTACTGCTTACAATTGGCTCTTGAAAATGAGCGTGTTCTAGTATTGAAGAAACATTATCCTGGAGATATATTTCGAGAATGGCTTCATCAGAACATGTTACCACTTTCTGACAAATGCAGTTATTTGGACTCAGATGGTAGATCAGGTGTGTAAACGATGTATTTATCATTAGTTTGTTGTAAATGTCAGACCTTAGTGATTATCTTAAACTATTtagttgaatattttcaattattttttgatAAAACACATGTAAATACAATAAATCATTGACTAGAACCCATGAAATAACATAAAGTTGTTTATTATCTACGTGAAAGAACGAGTAAACAACccttattattagtaatattttaTGTCCCATTGTTCCTACTAATATGGATAGAACCTTACTGAATCGCCTTTTACAACTGAGTAAGGTTCCACCTCACAAATCAGCTAATATGGTTGGTTGGTAGGCAGTCTATCTACAAATTACCATACAATTTATCAagcataaaaaatattttcattctttTGTTTACTTCAGATAACATCAATTGTCCTTGGATTGTAAAGGCTCCCCAAGTACATAACTGGTTGCCACATGTTCTCCCGATAGATATGAATAAAGAATTATTACGTTTACACGAGGCACCCTTTGTTTGGTTTGCTGGTCAACTAGCAGCCTACATTTTGCGTCCAAAGCCACAATTTGCACAATTAATCAATGTAACCTTGAAGAGCTTTAAAACGAGTGGTGATCCTGTTGTTGGCGTGCATATCAGGCGTACCGATAAGGTTAGTGTTTGTTCATATACGTTGTCAGAATATAGTATGATGCACTTAGTTGTTCAGAATCTAAACAGTGAATGTTGAGAATGAAAGACACGTTTCCAGTTTTGTCTTTGGATTAAAATACTTTTGATAACTGGGATGGTCATTCAGAAATCATTATCATCCTGCTCAACAGAATACTGGTTGGTAGATTCGGTTGATTTCGATATACCTGCTGATTGAACAAAGTTTCAGGCTTTTTAAATTTCCCTGAGATTTTTGTGCTTCTTCTGTCGAAGTTCGGACATTTCCCCAATTTGATTTACGCTAAAAATTATCCACAAGCATTTATATAAGCACATCTACGTCAAGGCGAATAACGGCTAACCAACGCTCATACAGGAATGGACTGAAAGTGTGACCGCTTTCCACGGTGTCTTATTTGTCGCAGTTTCTCTTGTGTTTTATGTTTCCCTTTCTTTTATTTGTCATTATAGCTGTgggtttttataataaatattgtaCCGGCTTATAGGCTGTACTTACTTATAGTCCTACAAACCTGTTCGTGATCTTGCTGATGTTCTTCGGATAGAGTAGAATTCCCCCCTTTGCTGATGTTTAGTACTGATTTTGTATTTGACgttattaaaataacccataactatatatacgaatgtacagctcaagtaaatgatttcgtcgaaaagaaaattttcttcgctgaattctctttttttttatttgacGTAACCTTTAACAGACATACCTTGTTGATATTTTGTATCAAACCATTTTTCCGAAATGCATCCAGTTTCTTTTCCCTGTGATGCTTTAAAATCTTTACTGTTTTGAGTAgtttttgtaaatatcatatttttgcGTCAATACGTTGTCGCTGCTATAAGTGAGTATTCGACTAGTGTGGTTTGTTTTTCTGCATACTCAGTTTGAAGTTTCTGGTGTTGGTTGAATCTCCAACGTTTTCAATGATCTTTGTCAAATAGATTTGAAGTTCATATGAGAGAATAGTGTATCAAGAGTCAGTTTGCCAGCTGACTTTACTATAGAAATTGAGTAGGAATATCAAGTTTAAAGGTTTTGGTGTAAATACTTCATGAAGAATAAAGTTTATGAAAATATAAAGGGGATTGAGTTTGGAGCATCTTGTCATTGACAACTATAGTTTAATATTTTCGAAATTGAATGTTCTAATGATCACATCTTGCACTTGTACTCTTTTTTATAGTTAATTTGGGAGGCTCAGTTTCATAACTTATCCGAGTACATGGAACACGTGAATAATTTCTTTGATTTACAAAGTGTTAATCTCTTGACTATGTCAAAGAGACATGTAAGTCAATAAAATGATCTCAGTtgtatttaatcaataaatgaaacttCGTTAAGTAATTGATCATATTTCAATTCATGattaatcacaatgaatgtgTTATCCATTATGATGTGTTGTACTTGATCAAATGTAAATTGAATTAAGATGTATTCTGTTCAAGTGAGTTTTTTGAGTTCTAGTTCTTCATTAGTATGTAGTATAATAGTAGGTAAATGATAGTTGATCAGCTTAACTATAGATCTCAGTGTTTTCCCTAATGATAAGAATATATAATTCGTAAAATGGATGCACGTATAATTAGATGGCTCAATGACTTAAACAGATTAGGTAAGAAGTGAATGATAAAATTGAAATTGAGTACAACTGGGAGGATTAAAATTACATTTAGAAGGCCAAGGTAATTGAGTACAAGTTATGTGCATCAAAAATGAACTTACTGATATGCATGGCCATACTTTTCGTAATATGAAAAGGAACAGGTACATGTGCAATGGACTTTTATAGATGACCTTATAAACCAAATATATGAAGAGTTAGTGTCTAGAACTGATCAAAGCATGAAATGACTAAAGAAGAAATTTCAAACTTATTCTAGTAGTTGAACTGTTCTTACAAATAAGACCCCAGTTAACAAATCAGATTTCTTTATCATCTTCACCTCCATGAACACTTATTAGCTATCAAACGTCGTCATGTGCGTTTGCTTATCTCAAGGCATGTGGACAAGTGTGTAGATATGTCAAACTAAAAAAAAGGGTTGTTATTTTGGATAAAAAGAATGCAAATGAAACGAGATAATTCTGGAACTCAGCTGAGTTGAgaataagtaaacaaacagaCACCGACCCAATTCATCAAACAATTAGGAAGATTGTAAACAGGCTAAATCAAGAATCAGGTCAAAATAAGAAGGATAACAATAACTATTCAACGTCAAGATCGACAGGACAAGTTGTCTATCACAAGTGATGAAACTCCAATAACctacttctacctgaagtttacaGTAGTGATACTAGatactgaattttataatttatctcATCTCATTCAGACCAactactttattattatcattaaaaagaatgaaactGCCTTGTCATTTTTGAAACTCTTCGGGTATAAATAAAGAGAGATTTGTATCATTGtctaaaaaaaaaactattagaAGAAGTTACTGTGTTCAGTAAAAACGAAATGTTTATTTGGCGACAGATGATTCTAATGCTTTTACGCAATTTCTCCACAACCATTCAAACTACAATCCGTGTAGATTCCATAACAGTATAAGGCGGttattccaggttttcagtagttgtACAGTTTGGATTTGTTCgtgattaaaataatattgaacaatCTGCATAAGTTTCATTCCAGCTCTACAAAAACAATTAAGATGTTAGGAAGCAATTATGTAAGGTGTACCGTCCATAAAACACTGGTTATCACGATAACATAAATTGTAGTGTTATATGGTGTTTTGTAAACAAAACGTGGTGATTTGGGACAGTTAGGGACAATaatgcccctaaatgccctggtacggtcgacagtagggagagtcagctttcCTGCTCtaagtgctctcacatggccacgcgtatatagcctctgccagggaagtcctactcactgccttctcatggcggcgttattgtttacaaaaatgagaggacgaaaagcgaatgtccagcgcctTAACCAGATCCCAAACTagtggtgcatatgggctccagtatcctgagggaataaatggcgtataaaacaatcgttggtcaccggctaccatgggaatgcatctccttacgttgcttcactgccttgtggatcagaccttcaggtcgaaggctcatggagtggccccctaagaaaaccacctgctttggtttgggcacccgggtagtatcacatccctcacacatatcaaatgagatttgtgtgatgcatatgtatttggtgcctccttgtgccactatctatgtgttcaaataaataataaataagtgaattaaCTTTGTGTATCTACACTCCATATCAAGTATCCCGCGTACAACCTTCACAGAGTATGTAACTTTCTCTGTGGTTATCACCTCACTTTACGAAATATTTTAATTTCGGATGGTAACCGTTATATTTTATCTTTTTTGCAAACCCTTCCTAGCTAACTCAATATCATATGGAATAATAAACAATCTTATTcgttaaataattttattcaggCAAGCTTCATTATGTTCTCTAACTCGTTTATTATCAAGATAAATGACACGATACAAATAATCCAAAGACATACAGTAATGTGAATATAATCGATTCTTAATCTCAGACTATAAGTACGTGAATAAGTTCTTATCTTAATACATGACACATCCTCAACATCTAGCAATCGTTGATTACTCAGTCACTAATCTTAGAAAAATAAGCTCATCATGTAATGGGCGAATATAAATGGCCGTGAAAAAATCATGAATTTAGGAAATATGCAAGTActaaatttacttggtgttgtttacttgtatctcccCATTTTTATTTAGGAATGCAAATGATTAGTCTCTTGTTGTAATATGTGCATCGTGTGCGGACTGCATCGATATTGTCTTAGGTCACAAGCTtgcgggtacatccagctgacgagtccgaaataggacgaaacacgcatcctggattctactgctagccaaaTATGTAACTACTGTTATAAGTCAGTCTTCATGTCATATGATTTCCGTCATTTTAAAACGTTATAATGAAGATGTAATAAGATATTGCTTTAGCAAATCAATCAGATCAAATGCACTTTGTCGATGATTTAACCTACTAGTATCAAAACCTTCAGTTAATCATTCCATTTGAATATGTGTACCTCTGAAAATTGCTAACTAATCTACTGGAAATCCCAGTGGGTTTACCGTAGACGAATGTATTATGCTGTGTTAATCTCCCCAGCTAATCAGCACAAAGTTGCACCATGTAAAAATCAATCGGTATTCTAAGCAAGATGAGCATGATAATGCCAACTGGTTAGTTGTCTGCATGTTTTGATAATGAGGttttacaaatatcaaaacTGCTACATTCAGTTAATCTGACTCATTGAGAAATGTAATTCTGACACTTATGTTCATTTATTGTAGTGTGAAAGAAACATGGAAAGTTTCATCGGGATGCACTGGCATTATCCTGAAAGCTTTTCAGAATATTAACATACAATGACTCAACGTTATGATATCAGTTCAATAAGAAACAGTAGTGACTTAGTgctaaatattaattaaagatTATTTGAGAACAATTTGTTAGTTAACATGTAAAGCAAAATGCTGTGAAatattcacttgttattgtaGATTTGAGGCTGTGAAGTTTTCTTGTTTACATTACAGTTCAATCTCTGGTTGATGGTCATTAAAAGTGTATGAGCAGTGGGCATGTTTGGTTCAGGAATCGATCTTGACTCACTTGTCTAAAGATTCGACTTTATTTGTGGTGCTGAAATTTACTGAGTTTATTCCATAAGGGAGTCATTGATATAGTCCTTTAATAAAACGAGATAGTTGTTCTATTCACCCTAGTTTTCCACTGCTGTCTAATTGAGTCTAGACCATAATGCAAACTATGAACTAAGAAGAACTCActctattttttattttaaaagttcGGCTTGAATGAGTGGAAATTGTATGTTATGAGAATAGGAAATGTTTCCAATGTTATATTATATCTAGTTGTATCACTTCGTATTCAGACTGACTacttcatcatcattattactattatacgaAATGAATCTAATTTGTCATTTTTGAAACTGTTAGGACATGAATGAAGAGAGATTTGGATCATAGCGTTCGATCCGCAAGTTTCTGAAAGAATCATTAGAAGAAATAACTCTGTTCAGGCTAAGCGAAGTGTTTACTTGTCGACAGATGATCCGAATATTTTTACTCAACTACCCTACAGTTATCCAAACTACACCGTCTATGGTAGTCGAGGTAGATCGCATTCAGCTAATTTGAATATGCGGATGTCagttaattcaatgaataatgcaATCATTGACATCATTGCACTTTCAATGACGGATTTCCTTGTGTGTACATTTTCATCGaatgtaagtaatatatatatgttgactTGTATTGACGACAATATTACACGTTGCCTGTTTTGACTGGGAtttgaagtaaacaaacaagtttgaATACAGAATTCACATTAATTTTTACAGAAGTGAAGTTgttattagtcactgcctcacacattcacagccacatttggccaaattttgtacaaatgttattttctattttattggtacgatgtggcctgtttgattagtatgtaaactcagtatatttgaactataaggattcatattgcagagactgagactggtgttctggacttaactggctgggctaggtggaaagcaggactctaggctgctcgcacgtgtttaacgcatccttggtccgatcgataattcacagCTTCTCATTGACGGCT comes from Schistosoma haematobium chromosome 3, whole genome shotgun sequence and encodes:
- the FUT8_11 gene encoding Alpha-(1,6)-fucosyltransferase (EggNog:ENOG410V7GY~COG:O~CAZy:GT23); translation: MGGKKHRNFRRPKYEIMRHSRHEFNFSVVIWLPLLPLLIICIGDYFRKKTSSKKDVCWESLNNNVSVSREAVDWVSAEISHLRRLFDLIESTSIRTNKKDQITNVDRIGISHETLRRRVLNYFHEARYTLNNLRNIFTQLKKVNQKELDTETVSSIQASLVRYRQNMEETISHLQLILNKLGELDEFSHMRKNGLNKLSQRLQEKIQKQQNPSDCKKAKYMTFDFTNLCGLGCCMHQLMYCLQLALENERVLVLKKHYPGDIFREWLHQNMLPLSDKCSYLDSDGRSDNINCPWIVKAPQVHNWLPHVLPIDMNKELLRLHEAPFVWFAGQLAAYILRPKPQFAQLINVTLKSFKTSGDPVVGVHIRRTDKLIWEAQFHNLSEYMEHVNNFFDLQSVNLLTMSKRHIWIIAFDPQVSERIIRRNNSVQAKRSVYLSTDDPNIFTQLPYSYPNYTVYGSRGRSHSANLNMRMSVNSMNNAIIDIIALSMTDFLVCTFSSNVCRLAYELMQTRHMDLGDATQLFHSIDKLYHEEDYGRLKFNVIIPDMKVNLKYGDVVEIVKTYWNGSLLVKLVQSSEDIHNKNQKGMKNDLFIAPAYKLRPIINMTGFN